Proteins co-encoded in one Girardinichthys multiradiatus isolate DD_20200921_A chromosome 11, DD_fGirMul_XY1, whole genome shotgun sequence genomic window:
- the LOC124876996 gene encoding F-box only protein 40-like isoform X2, translated as MHKICSFRYRKDILRMSHRSRASKVRQHLHCDSCYSRRCRARVEVSVSCALVPCRLLCGAVFHLCKEEDHLLLCPNVRVPCLNGEYGCPVQLPRSSQKAHLQVCPASVVCCSMEWNRWPVTTCSQPNTELFENLLREQKQEECLDLAMALKDQDALFHSMKMKKLFPELIQSVEEEEREEQRQEEERRKEKEKKKSVLLEKEAAERAASKEARDKIWEAVNRINVNFPDEKQEEDEYEYEAGVESQPMLSQEEREAIARASGVDADLLVNYNAWERMFSMEMGGCREAEGTAAADRGQGRGVGKSLGTLKEEDETGSCAGAAATSSSACSVPSTSSCRTGKPRMKNFVYGKVEPMKIMTVRTFKVPSSFTARQGRIRNPGFYKRENEAVDTSDLGVAPGEMPVWEEVQASLLCSLEREQRGHLIAESMSSDSLLTDQGTQTYSFLSAPFRRKTSLADLTAGKPLELHLQLQLESVTSRHNKASSAFTFLCGHTFQRTEYGKHYKNIHSDIQMGVDGWFEQRCPLAYLGCTYTQRRFRPSTYEATVSFNEELGCFSLHPTAASSQTRGGGQAEGGEDSLSVLPYEERGMVTLHWERSSSSQGRVNWKVTHKVWQFSSLFSPVDSWGFRNIPSISEHLKVCHYNEVERKTEKMCLPRAQEEIQSNKSCKGPTLVTVFQEKRILM; from the exons ATGCACAAG ATCTGCAGCTTCAGATACAGAAAGGACATTTTAAGGATG AGTCACCGTTCTCGAGCCTCCAAGGTCCGGCAGCATCTCCACTGTGACTCATGCTACAGTCGGCGCTGTAGGGCTAGGGTGGAGGTTTCTGTGAGCTGTGCTCTTGTCCCTTGCCGTCTCCTttgtggagcagttttccaCCTGTGCAAAGAGGAGGATCACCTGCTGCTCTGCCCCAATGTGAGAGTTCCCTGCCTCAACGGCGAGTACGGCTGCCCGGTCCAGCTTCCTCGCTCCTCGCAGAAGGCTCACCTGCAGGTGTGTCCGGCCAGTGTAGTGTGCTGCTCCATGGAGTGGAACCGCTGGCCTGTGACAACCTGTTCTCAACCAAACACAGAGCTGTTTGAAAACCTGCTCAGAGAACAAAAGCAGGAGGAATGTCTGGACCTGGCCATGGCTCTGAAAGACCAGGATGCTCTGTTTCACTCCATGAAGATGAAGAAGCTGTTCCCAGAGCTGATCCAGagtgtggaggaggaggagagagaagAACAAAGGCAGGAGGAAGAGAGGAggaaggagaaggagaagaagaagagtgtTCTTTTGGAGAAGGAAGCGGCAGAGAGGGCAGCTTCAAAGGAAGCCAGAGACAAAATCTGGGAAGCAGTTAACAGGATTAACGTAaatttccctgatgaaaaacaggaAGAGGATGAATATGAGTATGAAGCTGGGGTGGAAAGTCAGCCAATGCTGTctcaggaggagagggaggctaTAGCCAGAGCATCAGGAGTGGATGCTGATCTGTTAGTGAACTACAATGCCTGGGAGCGCATGTTTAGTATGGAGATGGGAGGCTGCAGGGAAGCTGAggggacagcagcagcagacagaggACAGGGAAGAGGGGTAGGGAAAAGCCTGGGTACACTGAAGGAGGAGGATGAAACAGGTAGCTGTGCAGGTGCCGCAGCAACCAGCAGCAGTGCATGCTCTGTTCCCTCCACATCCTCCTGTCGTACTGGAAAACCTAGAATGAAGAACTTTGTGTATGGAAAAGTAGAGCCGATGAAAATCATGACCGTGCGCACGTTTAAAGTCCCAAGCAGCTTCACAGCCAGGCAGGGTCGCATCCGCAACCCTGGCTTCTACAAGAGAGAAAATGAAGCTGTGGACACCAGCGACCTGGGGGTGGCACCAGGAGAGATGCCAGTGTGGGAGGAGGTTCAG GcctctctgctgtgctccttggagAGGGAGCAGAGGGGTCACCTCATTGCTGAGAGCATGTCCTCAGACAGTCTGCTGACGGATCAAGGCACGCAGACCTACAGCTTCCTTTCCGCTCCCTTCCGCAGGAAGACCTCGCTTGCTGACCTGACAGCTGGAAAACCGCTGGAGCTGCACCTTCAGCTGCAGTTGGAGAGCGTCACCAGCCGGCACAACAAGGCCAGCTCCGCTTTCACCTTCCTCTGCGGACACACCTTCCAGCGCACGGAATACGGCAAACATTATAA GAACATTCACAGCGACATCCAGATGGGTGTGGACGGCTGGTTTGAACAGAGGTGCCCCCTGGCGTACCTGGGTTGTACCTACACCCAGAGGAGGTTTCGGCCCTCCACCTACGAAGCCACCGTCAGTTTCAA TGAGGAGCTGGGCTGCTTTAGCTTGCATCCCACCGCCGCGTCCTCTCAGACTAGAGGAGGAGGTCAGGCCGAAGGAGGAGAGGACTCTCTGAGCGTGCTGCCCTATGAG GAGAGAGGGATGGTGACCCTCCACTGGGAGAGGTCAAGCTCATCACAAGGACGAGTCAATTGGAAGGTGACACATAAG GTGTGGCAGTTTAGCTCCCTGTTCTCTCCTGTGGACTCCTGGGGCTTCAGAAACATCCCGTCCATCTCAGAACATCTTAAAGTGTGTCACTACAATGAGGTTGAGCGCAAGACTGAAAAAATGTGCTTGCCACGTGCTCAAGAAGAAATTCAATCCAACAAGAGCTGCAAAGGTCCCACGCTGGTCACAGTGTTCCAGGAGAAGAGGATCTTGATGTAA
- the LOC124876996 gene encoding F-box only protein 40-like isoform X1: MHKICSFRYRKDILRMSHRSRASKVRQHLHCDSCYSRRCRARVEVSVSCALVPCRLLCGAVFHLCKEEDHLLLCPNVRVPCLNGEYGCPVQLPRSSQKAHLQVCPASVVCCSMEWNRWPVTTCSQPNTELFENLLREQKQEECLDLAMALKDQDALFHSMKMKKLFPELIQSVEEEEREEQRQEEERRKEKEKKKSVLLEKEAAERAASKEARDKIWEAVNRINVNFPDEKQEEDEYEYEAGVESQPMLSQEEREAIARASGVDADLLVNYNAWERMFSMEMGGCREAEGTAAADRGQGRGVGKSLGTLKEEDETGSCAGAAATSSSACSVPSTSSCRTGKPRMKNFVYGKVEPMKIMTVRTFKVPSSFTARQGRIRNPGFYKRENEAVDTSDLGVAPGEMPVWEEVQASLLCSLEREQRGHLIAESMSSDSLLTDQGTQTYSFLSAPFRRKTSLADLTAGKPLELHLQLQLESVTSRHNKASSAFTFLCGHTFQRTEYGKHYKNIHSDIQMGVDGWFEQRCPLAYLGCTYTQRRFRPSTYEATVSFNEELGCFSLHPTAASSQTRGGGQAEGGEDSLSVLPYEVLCHVASFLDSLSLSQLALVSRLMRQVCSSLLQERGMVTLHWERSSSSQGRVNWKVTHKVWQFSSLFSPVDSWGFRNIPSISEHLKVCHYNEVERKTEKMCLPRAQEEIQSNKSCKGPTLVTVFQEKRILM, from the exons ATGCACAAG ATCTGCAGCTTCAGATACAGAAAGGACATTTTAAGGATG AGTCACCGTTCTCGAGCCTCCAAGGTCCGGCAGCATCTCCACTGTGACTCATGCTACAGTCGGCGCTGTAGGGCTAGGGTGGAGGTTTCTGTGAGCTGTGCTCTTGTCCCTTGCCGTCTCCTttgtggagcagttttccaCCTGTGCAAAGAGGAGGATCACCTGCTGCTCTGCCCCAATGTGAGAGTTCCCTGCCTCAACGGCGAGTACGGCTGCCCGGTCCAGCTTCCTCGCTCCTCGCAGAAGGCTCACCTGCAGGTGTGTCCGGCCAGTGTAGTGTGCTGCTCCATGGAGTGGAACCGCTGGCCTGTGACAACCTGTTCTCAACCAAACACAGAGCTGTTTGAAAACCTGCTCAGAGAACAAAAGCAGGAGGAATGTCTGGACCTGGCCATGGCTCTGAAAGACCAGGATGCTCTGTTTCACTCCATGAAGATGAAGAAGCTGTTCCCAGAGCTGATCCAGagtgtggaggaggaggagagagaagAACAAAGGCAGGAGGAAGAGAGGAggaaggagaaggagaagaagaagagtgtTCTTTTGGAGAAGGAAGCGGCAGAGAGGGCAGCTTCAAAGGAAGCCAGAGACAAAATCTGGGAAGCAGTTAACAGGATTAACGTAaatttccctgatgaaaaacaggaAGAGGATGAATATGAGTATGAAGCTGGGGTGGAAAGTCAGCCAATGCTGTctcaggaggagagggaggctaTAGCCAGAGCATCAGGAGTGGATGCTGATCTGTTAGTGAACTACAATGCCTGGGAGCGCATGTTTAGTATGGAGATGGGAGGCTGCAGGGAAGCTGAggggacagcagcagcagacagaggACAGGGAAGAGGGGTAGGGAAAAGCCTGGGTACACTGAAGGAGGAGGATGAAACAGGTAGCTGTGCAGGTGCCGCAGCAACCAGCAGCAGTGCATGCTCTGTTCCCTCCACATCCTCCTGTCGTACTGGAAAACCTAGAATGAAGAACTTTGTGTATGGAAAAGTAGAGCCGATGAAAATCATGACCGTGCGCACGTTTAAAGTCCCAAGCAGCTTCACAGCCAGGCAGGGTCGCATCCGCAACCCTGGCTTCTACAAGAGAGAAAATGAAGCTGTGGACACCAGCGACCTGGGGGTGGCACCAGGAGAGATGCCAGTGTGGGAGGAGGTTCAG GcctctctgctgtgctccttggagAGGGAGCAGAGGGGTCACCTCATTGCTGAGAGCATGTCCTCAGACAGTCTGCTGACGGATCAAGGCACGCAGACCTACAGCTTCCTTTCCGCTCCCTTCCGCAGGAAGACCTCGCTTGCTGACCTGACAGCTGGAAAACCGCTGGAGCTGCACCTTCAGCTGCAGTTGGAGAGCGTCACCAGCCGGCACAACAAGGCCAGCTCCGCTTTCACCTTCCTCTGCGGACACACCTTCCAGCGCACGGAATACGGCAAACATTATAA GAACATTCACAGCGACATCCAGATGGGTGTGGACGGCTGGTTTGAACAGAGGTGCCCCCTGGCGTACCTGGGTTGTACCTACACCCAGAGGAGGTTTCGGCCCTCCACCTACGAAGCCACCGTCAGTTTCAA TGAGGAGCTGGGCTGCTTTAGCTTGCATCCCACCGCCGCGTCCTCTCAGACTAGAGGAGGAGGTCAGGCCGAAGGAGGAGAGGACTCTCTGAGCGTGCTGCCCTATGAGGTCTTGTGCCATGTGGCCAGTTTTCTGGACAGCCTATCCCTGTCCCAGCTGGCCCTGGTGTCAAGGCTCATGAGGCAGGTCTGCTCCTCTCTGCTGCAGGAGAGAGGGATGGTGACCCTCCACTGGGAGAGGTCAAGCTCATCACAAGGACGAGTCAATTGGAAGGTGACACATAAG GTGTGGCAGTTTAGCTCCCTGTTCTCTCCTGTGGACTCCTGGGGCTTCAGAAACATCCCGTCCATCTCAGAACATCTTAAAGTGTGTCACTACAATGAGGTTGAGCGCAAGACTGAAAAAATGTGCTTGCCACGTGCTCAAGAAGAAATTCAATCCAACAAGAGCTGCAAAGGTCCCACGCTGGTCACAGTGTTCCAGGAGAAGAGGATCTTGATGTAA
- the LOC124875853 gene encoding F-box only protein 40-like: MSHRSRASRVQQHLHCDSCYSRRCRARVEVSVSCALVPCRLLCGAVFHLCKEEDHLLLCPNVRVPCLNAHYGCPAQMPRSARAAHLQACPASVVCCSMEWLRWPADETNPHSFNALQDNVMKECDMQGEALDVAMALVDQSDLYARLKMKTIYPELMEQEEEEIKEEIKEDIAVGGLGVQDQSPNEGLPVSRMWESNTVEDTAQNVVTQPSQINKEKYNLFEMMFNMDRGACAVAQENLENQKQKPAQQGRSQNLTAQERQDKTRAEQKHIEGDSSAAARSCPPPDTSKTGQAPWQEGVLDRLGQELTPHEYNMYMVHHGRMLLAFGQIDACTPRKRDFVYGSLEPIPVQTLRSFKVPVSYRYKRRVHLDLYEITGRVQTEQRGVDTSDLGASEEDWFSDEAAATLLGYAEIAVMGHKISDTKGADGLYADVGTQTHSFRTAPFKQNTTLVELMVDRPQKLLLQLQAESVNSRNNRASCAFTFLCGHTFHRKEFASHFRNVHSDIQMCLSDWFEQRCPLAYLGCTYRQRRFHPSTQKATVNYNQHLRCFNLRPDVPPSLDNSSSGCRADSSAVQRKSKCQAREGEDWLSSLPYEVLCHVAGFLDSLSLSQLALVSRLMRQVCSSLLQKRGMVTLRWERTNTSRGEAKWKSRPVWEFSHLFSTVDSWEMADIPPISAHLKVCPYYQRTEHRETFPLPFITEKQEKNLKGSSLLNHFTGRK, from the exons ATG agTCACCGTTCTCGAGCCTCCAGGGTCCAGCAGCATCTCCACTGTGACTCATGCTACAGTCGGCGCTGTAGGGCTAGGGTGGAAGTTTCTGTGAGCTGTGCTCTTGTCCCTTGCCGTCTCCTttgtggagcagttttccaCCTGTGCAAAGAGGAGGACCACCTGCTGCTCTGCCCCAACGTGAGGGTGCCCTGCCTCAACGCCCACTACGGCTGCCCGGCCCAGATGCCCCGCTCCGCCCGAGCGGCTCACCTGCAGGCGTGCCCGGCCAGCGTGGTGTGCTGCTCCATGGAGTGGCTCCGCTGGCCGGCTGATGAGACAAACCCACATAGCTTTAACGCCTTGCAGGACAATGTGATGAAGGAATGTGACATGCAGGGAGAGGCTCTGGATGTTGCCATGGCTCTGGTTGACCAGTCAGACCTGTACGCACGCCTCAAAATGAAGACTATTTATCCAGAGCTCATGGAACAAGAAGAGGAGGAGATAAAGGAGGAGATCAAAGAGGACATAGCAGTCGGAGGACTTGGTGTTCAAGACCAAAGTCCCAATgaag GCCTTCCTGTAAGCAGAATGTGGGAAAGTAATACTGTGGAAGACACTGCTCAGAATGTTGTTACACAACCTTCACAGATCAACAAAGAGAAATACAATCTGTTTGAGATGATGTTCAACATGGACAGAGGCGCCTGTGCTGTCGCTCAGGAGAATttagaaaatcaaaaacaaaaacctgcacAGCAGGGAAGAAGCCAGAATCTGACAGCTCAGGAGAGGCAGGACAAAACACGGGCTGAACAGAAACATATAGAGGGGGATAGTTCTGCTGCGGCCAGAAGCTGCCCTCCACCTGACACCAGTAAGACCGGCCAGGCCCCTTGGCAGGAAGGGGTTCTGGACCGTCTGGGGCAGGAGCTCACTCCGCACGAGTACAACATGTACATGGTGCATCATGGACGCATGCTGCTTGCCTTCGGCCAGATAGATGCCTGCACTCCAAGAAAGAGAGACTTTGTATATGGCAGCCTGGAGCCAATTCCAGTGCAGACCCTGCGCTCTTTCAAG GTCCCTGTAAGTTATCGATACAAAAGGCGGGTTCATCTGGATCTTTACGAGATCACTGGACGGGTGCAGACTGAACAGCGAGGTGTGGACACATCAGACCTTGGAGCTAGTGAAGAGGACTGGTTTTCAGATGAAGCTGCTGCAACTCTGCTTGGCTATGCTGAAATAGCAGTCATGGGTCACAAG ATCAGTGATACAAAGGGAGCAGACGGGCTCTATGCGGACGTTGGAACACAGACACATTCTTTTCGCACAGCTCCCTTCAAGCAGAACACCACCCTGGTAGAACTGATGGTGGACCGACCACAGAAGCTTCTTCTGCAGCTCCAGGCAGAGAGCGTGAACAGCAGAAACAACAGAGCCAGCTGTGCGTTCACCTTCCTCTGTGGTCACACTTTCCACCGCAAAGAGTTCGCCTCACACTTCAG GAACGTTCACAGTGATATCCAGATGTGTCTGAGCGATTGGTTTGAACAGCGGTGCCCCCTGGCGTATCTGGGATGCACATACAGGCAGAGAAGGTTTCATCCGTCCACACAGAAGGCCACAGTCAACTACAA TCAGCATCTGAGGTGTTTCAACTTGCGCCCAGATGTTCCTCCCTCTCTGGACAACAGCTCCTCCGGGTGCAGAGCAGACTCCTCCGCTGTTCAGAGAAAGAGCAAATGTCAAGCTAGAGAAGGGGAAGACTGGCTAAGCTCATTGCCCTACGAGGTGCTGTGCCACGTGGCCGGTTTCCTGGACAGCCTGTCCCTGTCCCAGCTGGCTCTGGTGTCCCGTCTCATGAGGCAGGTGTGCTCCTCTCTGCTGCAGAAAAGAGGGATGGTGACCCTTCGCTGGGAGAGGACAAACACCTCACGTGGGGAAGCCAAGTGGAAGTCCAGACCT GTGTGGGAGTTCAGTCATCTGTTCTCCACAGTAGATTCATGGGAAATGGCTGACATACCTCCTATTTCTGCTCATCTGAAAGTCTGTCCTTACTACCAGAGAACTGAGCACAGGGAGACGTTTCCCCTCCCCTTCATTACTGAGAAACAGGAGAAAAATTTGAAGGGTTCAAGTCTCCTCAATCATTTTACAGGAAGAAAATGA